One genomic window of Pseudomonadales bacterium includes the following:
- a CDS encoding SDR family oxidoreductase, protein MDNNYLTSLFGLEGKVALVTGGHKGIGKMIADALAKAGCKVYVASRSASNTSGHEAIGCDLSSEAGIDELVEAIKSKEQKLHILINNAGYFSGAPIDAVDSNDWDAVMGLNIKAPFFLVQKLMPLLLAAGNAQDPARVINIGSIAGIMGGSNTAYAYGASKAALHQLTRTLASDLTSQHITVNAIAPGFFPSEMTDGFFAAQPGLQDAIVESTPRGRLGTAEDMGGLCIAYCSRAGAFLSGQITVLDGGVLLK, encoded by the coding sequence ATGGATAACAATTACCTGACTTCGTTGTTTGGTCTGGAAGGAAAAGTGGCACTGGTCACTGGTGGGCACAAGGGCATTGGCAAAATGATAGCCGATGCATTGGCTAAAGCTGGATGTAAAGTTTACGTCGCTTCGCGTTCGGCAAGTAATACATCAGGTCATGAAGCAATTGGCTGTGATCTTTCCAGCGAAGCAGGCATTGATGAACTGGTTGAAGCAATCAAAAGCAAAGAGCAAAAGCTACATATTTTGATTAACAACGCAGGTTATTTTTCCGGTGCACCTATCGATGCTGTTGATAGTAACGATTGGGATGCCGTCATGGGGCTCAATATCAAAGCACCGTTTTTTCTGGTGCAGAAATTAATGCCGCTGCTGTTAGCCGCGGGTAATGCACAAGACCCTGCACGGGTGATTAATATCGGTTCAATTGCGGGGATTATGGGTGGCAGTAATACGGCCTACGCTTATGGCGCGAGCAAGGCGGCGTTGCATCAGCTTACACGTACGCTGGCGAGTGATTTAACCAGTCAACATATTACCGTGAATGCTATCGCACCTGGATTTTTCCCCAGTGAAATGACCGACGGTTTTTTTGCGGCGCAGCCCGGATTGCAGGACGCCATTGTGGAGTCTACTCCACGAGGACGTCTGGGAACTGCCGAAGATATGGGTGGCTTGTGTATTGCTTATTGCAGTAGAGCAGGTGCTTTTCTGTCTGGTCAGATCACCGTTCTGGATGGCGGCGTTTTATTAAAATGA
- a CDS encoding aldehyde dehydrogenase family protein, with product MMGFKLLVGGQLVDGASAIDVINPANETVVASCPVADQTLLDQAVSAAKKAQPGWAATPLKERAACLKKLGAVVAEHEAEISRIITQEMGRPLPLAHFEAQLVQKSCAFYSEQNLDADVVHEDDAIRVELHRIPVGVVAAILPWNAPLYLAINKLAPAVLAGNTIILKPAPTTPLSTLKLGELMADIFPAGVVNIITDNNDLGAALVSHPDVDKIAFTGSTVTGRKILESAASNLKKVTLELSGNDAAILLPDVDVAAIAPDIIFGAFFNSAQICAVIKRLYVHESIYDQVCETLAAGLSQAVTGNGMDPDVQFGPIQNIAQFEKVKGFLSEARETGKIICGGEVPEGKGYFVTPTLVRDVTDGDRLVDEEPFGPILPIIKYSDIDDAVARANASPFGLGGSVWSADAAKAREIANRIEAGTVWVNQHCAIDPAIPFPTSKCSGQGVEAGREGLLEYTNVKVISIKK from the coding sequence ATTATGGGTTTTAAGCTTCTGGTTGGGGGCCAGCTTGTTGATGGCGCTTCAGCAATTGATGTTATTAATCCGGCGAATGAAACTGTTGTTGCCAGCTGTCCTGTAGCTGATCAGACGTTGCTTGATCAAGCTGTTAGTGCGGCCAAAAAGGCACAGCCTGGTTGGGCCGCGACGCCATTGAAAGAGCGTGCTGCGTGTCTGAAAAAACTCGGCGCGGTGGTGGCGGAGCACGAAGCAGAGATCTCCCGGATTATTACCCAGGAAATGGGTCGTCCATTGCCTCTGGCGCATTTTGAGGCGCAGTTGGTTCAGAAAAGTTGTGCATTTTATAGTGAGCAAAATCTGGATGCGGATGTTGTTCATGAGGATGACGCCATACGTGTGGAATTACACCGTATTCCGGTTGGTGTCGTCGCCGCAATTTTGCCCTGGAATGCTCCCTTATATCTGGCAATTAACAAGCTGGCGCCAGCAGTATTGGCGGGGAATACCATCATCTTGAAACCTGCCCCGACCACGCCGTTATCGACGCTTAAACTGGGTGAGTTGATGGCAGATATTTTTCCAGCCGGTGTTGTCAACATTATCACGGACAACAATGATCTTGGGGCTGCACTGGTTAGCCATCCCGATGTCGACAAAATAGCCTTTACCGGCTCGACGGTTACCGGTCGTAAAATTCTCGAATCTGCGGCCAGCAATCTGAAAAAAGTAACCCTGGAACTGAGTGGTAATGACGCCGCTATTTTGTTGCCAGATGTGGATGTGGCGGCGATTGCGCCGGACATTATTTTTGGTGCTTTTTTCAACAGCGCGCAAATCTGTGCGGTCATCAAGCGCCTTTATGTGCATGAGTCTATTTACGATCAGGTGTGTGAAACGTTGGCTGCCGGGTTATCGCAGGCAGTTACCGGGAATGGAATGGACCCTGATGTTCAGTTTGGCCCGATTCAGAATATTGCGCAGTTTGAGAAGGTGAAAGGCTTCCTGAGTGAAGCCAGAGAAACCGGCAAAATTATCTGTGGCGGCGAAGTGCCAGAGGGCAAAGGCTATTTTGTGACGCCAACACTAGTGCGTGATGTGACAGACGGAGACCGATTGGTGGACGAAGAACCCTTTGGCCCTATTCTGCCTATTATTAAGTACAGTGATATTGATGATGCGGTAGCGCGCGCCAATGCATCACCCTTCGGACTTGGCGGTTCGGTTTGGTCGGCAGACGCTGCCAAGGCTCGTGAGATAGCGAATCGAATTGAAGCTGGCACTGTGTGGGTTAATCAGCACTGTGCGATTGACCCCGCCATTCCTTTTCCTACCAGCAAATGCTCCGGGCAGGGAGTCGAGGCCGGACGTGAAGGTCTGCTGGAATATACCAATGTGAAAGTGATCAGCATTAAAAAATAG
- a CDS encoding indolepyruvate ferredoxin oxidoreductase family protein, protein MPLRQVALEDKYVADKKTVLMSGTQALVRLPLLQKALDMAAGLNTGGYISGYRGSPIGGYDQELWRQKKLLEENQVVFEPGVNEDIAATAVWGTQQLDDTPETTVDGVFAIWYAKAPGVDRSCDPLKHGNYGGSHANGGVLVVAGDDHAGKSSTMAAQSEHALMHCGIPILAPANVQDCLDFGIAGFAMSRYSGLYTAFKATNETLELTATVDVDSSRYQFVYPDKGELPPEGIHFVSTHIDRQRSDVVLTRYRMPLVHRFVRANNINRILIDSPQRKFGIVTAGKATQDTLQALTKLGIDRERARSLGISVYQVGCVWPLEPEGLKEFAQNHDELMFIEEKRAIVQPQATNILYGSDNAPRISGKQDDKGQQLLPEDVQLDQSEVALAIFQRLLRAEMVDEDIRRHAEAIRAEKTFADQNPVASISRAPFFCSGCPHNSSLKKPDGSYSAGGIGCHAMALYHHDYMMPNTHMGGEGGQWIGLAHFTKLPHIFQNMGDGTYYHSGLLAIRAAAASGQNITYKILFNDAVAMTGGQPVEGNLTVGEISRQVLAEGAKECVVVSDRPHLFNEASGLAPGVKVHHRDDLLEIENRLREVPGLTVLIYEQTCAAEKRRRRKRGKFPDPAKRMFINPAVCEGCGDCSVQSSCVSLVPLETELGRKRAVDQSTCNKDYSCVKGFCPSFVTVLGGEPRKPEKAELGAHLFADIPTPLLPAIENSYGVMISGIGGTGVVTVGSVLAMAAHLDQKHSSVFDMTGLSQKNGAVYSHLRIADSRDNIGSQRLGAGEGDLILAFDMVAAQSAEPLLAISQNKSKIIANTRVMPTAAFQYNPDLQFNSRELLDRFIEMVGEDSVFPLDASSLGQSLSGDSIAANMMLVGYACQLGLLPLSVEAIERAIELNGVAVKFNIEAFNLGRLCVHAPEKVEALLDSVHRIEPVAKLESLEEVVAYRSDLLSNYQNAGYAQRYKNLVDSVVSIDSGFPEKAQALSLAVARYGAKLMAYKDEYEVARLYSSPEFMRQLTETFQGDVKLKFNLAPPLLSKTDRYSGLPKKKEYGSWMLRSFKLLSRLKFLRGTSFDIFGYTAERKMERELVAEYFDTVARLVREVTPNTYDTAVEIASLPEQIRGYGHVKERHLKSVKQIQARLWKRFENNGVDADSNEAKSGVIESKASSVEVVEIFEP, encoded by the coding sequence ATGCCTCTCAGACAGGTTGCACTAGAAGATAAATACGTCGCTGACAAAAAAACCGTATTGATGTCCGGAACCCAGGCGCTGGTGCGTTTGCCGCTATTACAGAAAGCACTGGACATGGCTGCGGGCCTCAATACCGGGGGCTATATCTCGGGATATCGGGGCTCTCCCATTGGAGGTTATGATCAGGAGCTTTGGCGTCAAAAAAAGCTGCTGGAAGAAAATCAGGTGGTATTTGAGCCTGGTGTGAATGAAGACATTGCTGCGACGGCCGTATGGGGAACCCAGCAACTTGATGATACGCCGGAAACGACCGTCGATGGCGTATTTGCTATCTGGTATGCCAAAGCGCCCGGAGTGGACCGCTCGTGTGATCCATTAAAGCACGGGAACTACGGTGGTAGTCACGCAAACGGTGGTGTGTTGGTTGTTGCTGGTGATGATCACGCCGGTAAATCTTCCACGATGGCAGCTCAGAGTGAACATGCGTTGATGCATTGTGGTATTCCCATTCTTGCGCCTGCCAATGTGCAGGATTGCCTGGATTTCGGTATTGCCGGATTTGCCATGTCGCGATATTCCGGTCTCTACACGGCATTTAAAGCCACCAACGAAACGCTAGAACTGACCGCTACTGTCGATGTGGATTCCTCTCGCTACCAGTTTGTATATCCAGACAAAGGCGAGTTACCTCCCGAAGGGATTCATTTTGTTTCCACACATATCGATCGCCAACGCAGTGACGTGGTATTGACCCGTTACCGGATGCCGCTGGTGCATCGTTTTGTGCGGGCTAACAATATCAATCGGATTCTGATTGATTCTCCGCAGCGCAAATTTGGCATCGTCACGGCTGGCAAGGCGACACAGGATACACTTCAGGCGCTAACCAAGTTGGGTATTGATCGTGAGCGGGCCAGGAGCCTGGGCATATCGGTTTATCAGGTGGGTTGTGTCTGGCCTCTGGAACCGGAGGGATTGAAAGAGTTTGCACAGAACCACGACGAATTGATGTTTATCGAAGAAAAGCGTGCCATTGTTCAGCCTCAAGCCACCAATATTCTTTATGGCTCCGATAATGCGCCGCGCATCAGTGGTAAGCAGGATGACAAGGGTCAGCAATTGCTGCCGGAGGATGTGCAGCTAGATCAATCTGAAGTAGCGTTAGCTATTTTTCAGCGCCTGTTAAGGGCCGAGATGGTAGATGAAGACATTCGTCGCCATGCAGAGGCTATTCGTGCAGAGAAGACGTTTGCTGACCAGAACCCTGTGGCTTCAATTAGTCGGGCGCCATTCTTCTGCTCTGGGTGCCCGCATAATTCCAGCCTTAAAAAACCGGATGGCAGTTATTCGGCGGGTGGTATTGGCTGCCACGCCATGGCGCTGTATCACCATGACTATATGATGCCCAACACCCATATGGGTGGTGAGGGTGGGCAGTGGATTGGTCTGGCGCACTTCACCAAGTTGCCGCATATCTTCCAGAATATGGGTGACGGTACTTATTATCATTCGGGTTTGCTGGCGATTCGAGCCGCCGCCGCTTCCGGACAGAATATTACCTACAAGATTCTCTTTAATGATGCAGTGGCGATGACGGGTGGGCAACCAGTAGAGGGCAATTTGACCGTCGGTGAAATCTCACGTCAGGTGTTGGCGGAAGGTGCTAAAGAGTGTGTGGTAGTTTCTGACAGGCCTCACCTCTTCAATGAGGCCAGTGGCCTTGCGCCAGGTGTGAAGGTGCATCATCGTGATGATCTACTGGAAATCGAAAACCGTTTGCGCGAGGTTCCCGGTTTAACGGTTTTAATCTATGAGCAGACTTGTGCCGCGGAAAAGCGCCGTCGCCGCAAGCGTGGAAAGTTTCCCGATCCGGCTAAACGCATGTTTATTAACCCCGCTGTTTGTGAGGGTTGTGGTGATTGCTCGGTGCAATCCAGCTGTGTCAGCCTTGTCCCCCTCGAAACAGAGCTGGGTCGCAAACGTGCAGTGGATCAATCTACCTGTAATAAAGATTACAGCTGTGTAAAAGGGTTCTGCCCATCGTTCGTTACGGTGCTGGGTGGCGAGCCACGCAAGCCTGAAAAGGCGGAGCTTGGTGCGCATCTGTTTGCTGATATTCCAACACCTTTATTACCCGCTATTGAAAACAGTTATGGCGTTATGATTTCCGGTATTGGTGGTACAGGTGTGGTTACTGTTGGCTCGGTGCTGGCAATGGCCGCGCATTTGGACCAAAAGCACTCGTCAGTATTTGATATGACGGGCCTGTCGCAGAAAAACGGTGCGGTATACAGCCATCTGCGTATTGCCGACAGTCGCGATAATATCGGTTCCCAGCGTTTGGGGGCGGGTGAGGGTGATCTGATTCTTGCCTTTGATATGGTGGCGGCTCAATCAGCAGAACCGCTATTAGCGATTAGTCAAAATAAATCAAAAATAATTGCCAATACCCGAGTGATGCCGACCGCCGCATTTCAGTACAACCCGGATTTACAGTTCAATAGCCGTGAGTTGCTTGATCGCTTTATCGAAATGGTGGGAGAGGATTCAGTGTTTCCTCTGGATGCCAGTAGTTTGGGGCAAAGTCTTTCCGGAGATTCTATCGCTGCAAATATGATGCTGGTTGGTTATGCCTGTCAGCTCGGTTTGCTGCCATTGTCGGTCGAGGCTATCGAGCGTGCTATTGAGCTTAACGGGGTCGCTGTTAAATTTAATATAGAAGCATTTAATCTGGGTCGACTCTGTGTTCATGCCCCCGAAAAAGTGGAAGCTTTGCTGGATAGTGTCCATCGTATAGAACCAGTAGCGAAACTTGAGTCACTCGAAGAGGTTGTGGCTTATCGCAGCGACTTGTTGAGCAATTATCAGAATGCCGGATACGCGCAGCGTTATAAAAATTTGGTGGACAGTGTCGTTTCTATTGATTCGGGCTTTCCAGAAAAGGCTCAAGCCCTTTCGCTGGCGGTAGCCCGTTATGGAGCCAAGCTAATGGCCTATAAAGATGAATACGAGGTAGCCAGGTTGTATAGCTCGCCAGAGTTCATGCGCCAGCTCACCGAAACTTTCCAGGGTGATGTTAAATTGAAGTTCAATCTGGCGCCGCCACTGCTTTCCAAGACCGACCGTTACAGTGGGTTACCTAAAAAGAAAGAGTATGGCAGTTGGATGCTTCGCTCGTTCAAGCTGTTAAGCCGGTTGAAGTTCTTGAGGGGTACCTCTTTTGACATATTCGGGTATACCGCAGAACGAAAAATGGAGCGAGAGCTCGTTGCTGAGTATTTCGATACAGTTGCCAGGCTAGTTCGTGAAGTCACGCCGAATACCTATGATACGGCTGTGGAAATTGCCTCGTTACCAGAGCAAATTCGTGGTTATGGTCATGTTAAAGAACGGCACCTGAAATCAGTAAAACAAATTCAGGCGCGGCTCTGGAAACGGTTTGAGAATAATGGTGTTGACGCCGACAGTAACGAAGCAAAGAGTGGCGTAATTGAGAGCAAGGCTTCATCGGTTGAGGTGGTGGAAATATTTGAACCGTAA